A region of Ovis canadensis isolate MfBH-ARS-UI-01 breed Bighorn chromosome 19, ARS-UI_OviCan_v2, whole genome shotgun sequence DNA encodes the following proteins:
- the ARPP21 gene encoding cAMP-regulated phosphoprotein 21 isoform X18: protein MSEPGDLSQTIVEEGGPEQETATPENGVIKSESLDEEEKLELQRRLAAQNQERRKSKSGAGKGKLTRSLAVCEESSARPGGESLQDQESIHLQLSSFPSLQEEDKSRKDDPEREKEKDKNKDKTSEKPKIRMLSKDCSQEYTDSTGIDLHEFLINTLKNNSRDRMILLKMEQEIIDFIGDNNNHYKKFPQMSSYQRMLVHRVAAYFGLDHNVDQTGKSVIINKTSNTRISSLKSTTPVTQHD from the exons ATGTCTGAGCCAGGAGACCTGAGTCAGACCATAGTGGAGGAAGGTGGGCCTGAGCAGGAGACGGCCACTCCGGAGAATGGTGTGATTAAATCTGAAAGTCTGGACGAGGAGGAGAAACTGGAATTACAG AGGCGTCTGGCGGCTCAGAACCAAGAGAGAAGAAAATCCAAG TCAGGAGCAGGAAAAGGTAAACTGACTCGCAGCCTTGCTGTCTGTGAAGAGTCCTCGGCCAGACCAGGAGGGGAAAGTCTTCAGGACCAG GAATCAATTCATTTAcagctttccagttttcccagcctgCAAGAGGAGGATAAATCTAGGAAAGATGAccctgaaagagaaaaagaaaaggataaaaacaaagataaaacctCTGAAAAACCCAAGATCAGAATGTTGTCAAAAG ATTGCAGCCAAGAATATACGGATTCTACAGGCATAGATTTACATGAGTTTCTGATTAACACGTTAAAGAATAATTCCAG AGACAGGATGATACTCCTGAAAATGGAGCAGGAAATTATTGATTTCATTGGTGACAACAA TAATCATTATAAAAAGTTTCCTCAGATGTCATCCTATCAGAGGATGCTTGTCCATCGAGTGGCCGCTTACTTTGGGCTGGATCACAACGTGGATCAAACAGGGAAATCGGTCATCATCAACAAGACCAGCAACACAAGAAT
- the ARPP21 gene encoding cAMP-regulated phosphoprotein 21 isoform X19, whose translation MSEPGDLSQTIVEEGGPEQETATPENGVIKSESLDEEEKLELQRRLAAQNQERRKSKSGAGKGKLTRSLAVCEESSARPGGESLQDQTL comes from the exons ATGTCTGAGCCAGGAGACCTGAGTCAGACCATAGTGGAGGAAGGTGGGCCTGAGCAGGAGACGGCCACTCCGGAGAATGGTGTGATTAAATCTGAAAGTCTGGACGAGGAGGAGAAACTGGAATTACAG AGGCGTCTGGCGGCTCAGAACCAAGAGAGAAGAAAATCCAAG TCAGGAGCAGGAAAAGGTAAACTGACTCGCAGCCTTGCTGTCTGTGAAGAGTCCTCGGCCAGACCAGGAGGGGAAAGTCTTCAGGACCAG acCCTCTGA